The Actinopolyspora erythraea genome has a segment encoding these proteins:
- the ilvD gene encoding dihydroxy-acid dehydratase → MPPKPRSHEVTDGLERAAARGMLRAVGMQDGDFAKPQIGVASSWNEITPCNLSLQRLAGSAKDGVHAANGYPLEFGTISVSDGISMGHEGMHYSLVSREMIADSVETVMQAERLDGSLLLAGCDKSLPGMLMAAARLDLASVFIYAGSILPGKVDGREVTIIDAFEAVGACSRGLIPRSEVDRIERAICPGEGACGGMYTANTMACAAEALGMSLPGSASPPSVDRRRDAGARAAGEAVVGMLEKGITARDVLTKEAFENAIAVVMAFGGSTNAVLHLLAIANEAGVELTLEDFNRVGDRTPHLADVKPFGEYVMTAVDRIGGVPVVMKALLDAGLIHGDCLTVTGRTVAENLAELEPPELDGSVIHQLSDPIHPTGGLTVLRGSLAPEGAVVKSAGFDTARFEGTARVFDGEQAAMDAVEHNTLNAGDVVVIRYEGPRGGPGMREMLAVTGAIKGAGLGKDVLLLTDGRFSGGTTGLCIGHVAPEAADGGPIALVADGDPIRLDLAERKLDLLVTGEEMRRRRQQWQPPEPKYRSGVLGKYAKLVGSAANGAVC, encoded by the coding sequence ATGCCTCCCAAACCCCGTAGCCACGAGGTCACGGACGGTCTGGAGCGGGCCGCCGCGCGCGGCATGCTGCGGGCGGTCGGTATGCAGGACGGCGACTTCGCGAAGCCGCAGATCGGCGTAGCCTCTTCCTGGAACGAGATCACTCCCTGCAACCTGTCGCTGCAACGACTGGCGGGAAGTGCCAAGGACGGAGTGCACGCCGCCAACGGTTACCCGCTGGAGTTCGGCACCATCTCGGTTTCCGACGGTATCTCGATGGGCCACGAGGGCATGCACTACTCGCTGGTCTCCCGCGAGATGATCGCAGACTCGGTGGAAACGGTCATGCAGGCGGAGCGGCTCGACGGCTCGCTGCTGCTGGCCGGCTGCGACAAGAGCCTACCGGGCATGCTCATGGCGGCGGCGAGACTGGACCTCGCCTCGGTGTTCATCTACGCCGGTTCCATCCTGCCTGGCAAGGTGGACGGACGCGAGGTCACGATCATCGACGCCTTCGAGGCCGTGGGGGCCTGTTCGCGCGGACTCATCCCCCGCTCGGAGGTCGATCGCATCGAACGCGCCATCTGCCCCGGTGAAGGGGCGTGCGGCGGTATGTACACGGCGAACACGATGGCCTGCGCGGCGGAGGCGTTGGGAATGTCGCTGCCGGGCTCGGCCAGTCCGCCGTCGGTGGACCGACGGCGTGACGCCGGTGCCAGGGCCGCGGGTGAAGCCGTGGTGGGAATGCTGGAGAAGGGCATCACCGCGCGTGACGTGTTGACGAAGGAAGCCTTCGAGAACGCGATCGCCGTGGTCATGGCCTTCGGCGGTTCCACCAACGCCGTACTCCACCTGCTGGCCATAGCCAACGAGGCGGGGGTCGAGCTGACCCTGGAGGACTTCAACCGAGTGGGCGACCGCACGCCGCACCTGGCGGACGTGAAGCCGTTCGGCGAGTACGTCATGACGGCCGTGGACCGCATCGGTGGTGTTCCCGTCGTGATGAAGGCCCTGCTGGACGCGGGACTCATCCACGGCGACTGCCTGACCGTGACCGGCCGTACGGTGGCCGAGAACCTGGCCGAGCTCGAACCGCCGGAGCTCGACGGTTCGGTGATCCACCAGCTCTCCGATCCGATCCACCCCACCGGTGGACTGACGGTGCTGCGGGGGTCGCTGGCCCCGGAGGGGGCCGTGGTGAAGAGCGCGGGTTTCGACACGGCGCGGTTCGAGGGCACGGCCAGGGTGTTCGACGGTGAGCAGGCCGCCATGGACGCGGTGGAGCACAACACGTTGAACGCGGGTGACGTGGTGGTCATCCGTTACGAGGGTCCACGGGGTGGTCCCGGGATGCGTGAAATGCTCGCGGTGACCGGGGCCATCAAGGGAGCGGGACTGGGCAAGGACGTGCTGCTGCTGACGGACGGCCGGTTCTCCGGCGGCACTACCGGGTTGTGCATCGGCCACGTCGCTCCGGAGGCCGCCGACGGCGGCCCGATCGCGCTCGTCGCCGACGGCGATCCGATTCGACTCGACCTGGCGGAGCGGAAACTGGATCTGCTGGTCACGGGGGAGGAGATGCGAAGGCGCAGGCAACAGTGGCAACCGCCGGAACCGAAGTACCGGAGCGGCGTGCTGGGCAAGTACGCGAAACTGGTGGGTTCGGCGGCCAACGGAGCGGTCTGCTGA
- a CDS encoding alpha/beta hydrolase, translating into MRDHEAVERVLSGDRRPRAVLRGIRPSPEADVAVLVVHGGRSRSAEPVRPWRLAYLRMWWLARRLGRERGGTAVWLLRNRVRGWNEPERDPVTDARWALREIRRRMPRARIVLVGHSMGARACLLLADEPGVRDVCALSPWIEPSDPVEQLAGTEVLIVHGDHDGVTSPHASAEYARRADRAGHAARYRLVPGGGHAMLRRHREWTRLAREFVAEIRDSAGEHQPPRLEPRSGDQS; encoded by the coding sequence ATGAGAGATCATGAGGCGGTGGAGCGAGTGCTCAGCGGAGACAGGAGGCCGAGGGCCGTGCTGCGCGGCATCCGGCCTTCGCCCGAGGCCGACGTCGCGGTACTGGTGGTGCACGGTGGCCGTTCTCGTAGTGCGGAACCGGTGCGTCCCTGGCGACTGGCGTACCTGCGCATGTGGTGGCTCGCACGACGTCTCGGCCGCGAACGCGGCGGCACGGCGGTGTGGTTGCTGCGGAACCGGGTGCGCGGGTGGAACGAGCCGGAACGAGATCCGGTCACCGACGCGCGCTGGGCGCTGCGGGAGATCCGACGACGCATGCCACGGGCCAGGATCGTGCTGGTGGGGCACTCGATGGGCGCTCGGGCCTGCCTGCTGTTGGCGGACGAACCCGGCGTGCGCGACGTGTGCGCGTTGTCGCCGTGGATCGAACCATCCGATCCGGTGGAACAGCTCGCCGGAACCGAGGTGCTCATCGTGCACGGCGACCACGACGGGGTGACGTCACCACACGCTTCCGCCGAGTACGCACGGCGGGCCGATCGCGCCGGACACGCGGCACGGTACCGGCTGGTCCCTGGAGGTGGGCACGCGATGCTGCGACGCCATCGGGAATGGACCAGGCTGGCCCGCGAATTCGTCGCGGAGATCCGTGACAGCGCGGGGGAGCACCAGCCGCCCCGATTGGAACCTCGTTCCGGAGACCAGTCGTGA
- a CDS encoding phosphatase PAP2 family protein: MTMAPTGDTPPSGDEYDHRGRSRAPEASWRDLAGWYPWITPVLGLLVVAAGINVFAELAEQVYEHGAILGLDRRLLEMVAELRTPTVVAAFNVITYLGEGAVVFSLAVVSAGWLGMTTRRWGGPLLLVLTSVGTALTVFLIKLTIARPRPIPAPNAATEDSFAFPSGHSAHSAAVYLMLAILLFGLLRGRWSRLGIVGLGVLLVLFTGLSRLVLGVHSPSDVVAGWILGAAFTIGLVSLHSLSARLAPVRDRLVERAKRGGAGTDRNSTATGRETEG; encoded by the coding sequence ATGACGATGGCCCCCACCGGTGACACTCCTCCTTCCGGTGACGAGTACGACCACCGCGGGCGGTCCCGCGCGCCGGAGGCGAGCTGGCGCGATCTCGCGGGCTGGTACCCCTGGATCACACCGGTGCTGGGACTGTTGGTCGTGGCGGCGGGGATCAACGTGTTCGCCGAACTCGCGGAGCAGGTGTACGAACACGGCGCGATCCTCGGCCTGGACCGGCGACTGCTGGAGATGGTCGCCGAACTGCGCACCCCCACCGTGGTGGCGGCGTTCAACGTCATCACTTACCTGGGAGAAGGAGCGGTGGTGTTCTCCCTCGCGGTCGTCTCGGCGGGGTGGCTGGGCATGACCACCCGTCGTTGGGGTGGACCACTGTTGCTGGTACTGACCTCCGTGGGAACCGCGCTGACGGTTTTTCTGATCAAGCTCACGATCGCGCGACCGAGACCCATCCCGGCCCCCAACGCCGCGACCGAGGACAGCTTCGCCTTCCCGTCCGGACACTCGGCCCATTCGGCGGCCGTCTACCTGATGCTGGCGATCCTGCTGTTCGGGCTGCTGCGGGGCCGTTGGTCACGCCTCGGGATCGTGGGGCTGGGAGTACTGCTGGTGCTGTTCACCGGGCTCTCCAGGCTCGTGCTGGGGGTGCACTCCCCTTCCGACGTCGTGGCCGGTTGGATCCTGGGGGCGGCTTTCACGATCGGGCTCGTCAGCCTGCACAGCCTCTCGGCACGCCTCGCACCGGTCCGGGATCGACTGGTGGAACGCGCGAAGCGGGGCGGAGCGGGAACCGACCGGAACTCCACCGCGACGGGCCGGGAGACCGAAGGCTGA
- a CDS encoding L,D-transpeptidase, giving the protein MVSPRRSLGAALLCLVALLVAGCGAGTSGGGHTPDSGSSESTRSGPPAIEFAPGPDASNVSPVGEIGARAENATFTEVVMTNSSGEKVKSSITAEGSRWSVGEPLGYGKTYEVVAKAEGANGEQLTERSRFTTLTPENLTYVSMNPLDGQTVGVGQPLAFYFSEDAPAPERKRAEEAIEITTDPAVRGEFYWFDDREVHWRPEEYWEPGTEIDINVNVYGRDLGNGVYGKSDRSATVHIGDEVILRADAASHQMEVAVNGEVKRTIPVSMGRPDYPSHNGTHVVMRKHEDYLMDSTTYGLGLDEGGYRTRVEWAVRISNGGEFLHAAPWSVGEQGERNVSHGCINMSTADAKWVYDLLKKGDVVEVTNSKGGELAAWDGFGDWQIPWSEWVAGNS; this is encoded by the coding sequence ATGGTTTCCCCGCGGCGGAGTCTAGGGGCGGCCCTGTTGTGCCTGGTCGCGTTGTTGGTCGCGGGGTGCGGAGCGGGAACGAGCGGTGGTGGTCACACCCCGGACTCCGGAAGTTCCGAGTCGACCCGGAGTGGTCCGCCCGCGATCGAGTTCGCTCCAGGACCGGACGCCTCGAACGTCTCGCCGGTGGGAGAGATCGGCGCCCGTGCCGAGAACGCCACCTTCACCGAGGTGGTGATGACCAACTCCTCCGGTGAGAAGGTGAAGAGCTCGATCACCGCGGAGGGCAGTCGCTGGTCGGTCGGGGAACCGCTCGGCTACGGCAAGACCTACGAAGTGGTGGCCAAGGCCGAGGGGGCTAACGGCGAGCAGCTGACCGAGCGTTCCCGATTCACCACGCTGACACCGGAGAACCTCACCTACGTGTCCATGAACCCCCTGGACGGCCAGACCGTGGGGGTCGGCCAACCCCTGGCCTTCTACTTCAGCGAGGACGCCCCCGCGCCCGAGAGGAAGCGAGCGGAGGAGGCCATCGAGATCACCACGGACCCCGCCGTCAGGGGTGAGTTCTACTGGTTCGACGACCGCGAGGTCCACTGGCGGCCCGAGGAGTACTGGGAACCCGGGACCGAGATCGACATCAACGTCAACGTCTACGGCAGGGACCTCGGCAACGGGGTCTACGGCAAGTCCGACCGCAGCGCCACCGTGCACATCGGTGACGAGGTGATCCTGCGAGCGGACGCCGCCAGCCACCAGATGGAGGTCGCGGTCAACGGCGAGGTGAAGCGGACGATCCCCGTTTCGATGGGACGCCCCGACTATCCCTCGCACAACGGCACGCACGTGGTGATGCGCAAGCACGAGGACTACCTGATGGATTCGACCACCTACGGGCTGGGACTCGACGAGGGTGGCTACCGGACCAGGGTCGAATGGGCCGTGCGGATCTCCAACGGTGGTGAGTTCCTGCACGCCGCTCCCTGGTCGGTCGGTGAGCAGGGCGAGCGCAACGTCAGCCACGGTTGCATCAACATGAGCACGGCCGACGCGAAGTGGGTCTACGACCTGCTCAAGAAGGGCGATGTCGTCGAGGTGACCAACTCGAAGGGAGGGGAGCTGGCAGCCTGGGACGGCTTCGGCGACTGGCAGATCCCGTGGAGCGAGTGGGTGGCCGGAAACAGCTGA
- a CDS encoding GNAT family N-acetyltransferase, with protein sequence METVTIRRALPTEFDTVGELTARAYLAGGHIAPDNTHYLPVLRDAADRAAKAELLVAVRGEEVCGTVTVARHGGEYTELARPGDLEFRMLAVAPEAAGAGVGRALVGRVLDLAGSENWERVVMYSDSSMTVAHGLYRGMGFRRVPEDDREPVAGVRLLAFALRIQRGVVVHR encoded by the coding sequence GTGGAGACCGTGACCATCAGGCGGGCGCTGCCCACCGAGTTCGACACCGTCGGTGAGCTGACGGCGCGGGCCTACCTGGCGGGTGGGCACATCGCCCCCGACAACACCCACTACCTTCCGGTGCTGCGTGACGCCGCCGATCGCGCCGCCAAGGCGGAGCTGCTGGTGGCGGTCCGCGGCGAGGAGGTGTGCGGCACGGTCACGGTGGCGCGCCACGGCGGTGAGTACACCGAGCTCGCGCGTCCCGGGGACCTGGAGTTCCGGATGCTGGCCGTGGCTCCGGAAGCTGCCGGGGCCGGGGTCGGCAGAGCCCTGGTCGGCCGGGTGCTCGATCTCGCCGGTTCGGAGAACTGGGAGCGGGTCGTGATGTACAGCGACAGCTCGATGACTGTCGCGCACGGGCTGTACCGTGGGATGGGGTTCCGCCGGGTCCCCGAGGACGACCGTGAGCCGGTCGCCGGGGTGCGCCTGCTCGCCTTCGCCCTGCGGATCCAGCGAGGAGTCGTCGTCCACCGGTGA
- the sigK gene encoding ECF RNA polymerase sigma factor SigK, which yields MDNPAGHRSDRWLRDSEQLEETPGTDHDAEALLAEVAKGDERAFERLYDLISGSVLGLVQRIVRDTAQSEEVTQEVLVEVWRSATHYRSGRGSVLTWVLTLAHRRAVDRVRSAQAASDRETRANSREQGRPFDEVSEAVASRWEQQQVRRCLSTLTEIQRESVLLTYYRGYTYREAAGLLSTPASTLKTRLRDGLIRLRDCLGVGG from the coding sequence ATGGACAACCCCGCAGGGCACCGATCCGACCGGTGGCTGCGCGACTCCGAGCAGCTGGAGGAGACTCCCGGCACCGACCACGACGCGGAGGCGCTGTTGGCCGAGGTCGCCAAGGGGGATGAACGGGCCTTCGAACGACTCTACGACCTGATATCCGGCTCGGTACTCGGCCTGGTGCAACGCATCGTCCGGGACACGGCCCAGTCCGAGGAAGTGACCCAGGAGGTTCTGGTGGAGGTCTGGCGCAGCGCCACCCACTACCGATCCGGCAGGGGCAGCGTGCTCACCTGGGTGCTGACGCTGGCACACCGGCGCGCGGTGGACCGAGTGCGCTCCGCGCAGGCCGCCAGCGACCGGGAGACCCGCGCCAACTCCCGGGAGCAGGGGCGGCCGTTCGACGAGGTGTCGGAAGCCGTGGCCTCCCGCTGGGAGCAGCAGCAGGTACGCAGGTGCCTGTCCACGCTGACCGAGATCCAGCGGGAATCGGTGCTGCTCACCTACTATCGCGGCTACACCTACCGGGAAGCGGCCGGATTGCTGAGTACCCCCGCGTCCACCCTGAAGACGCGGCTGCGTGACGGACTGATCCGACTTCGCGACTGCTTGGGGGTGGGCGGATGA
- a CDS encoding DUF6461 domain-containing protein, translating to MGSGSSEVGRHGWIHDSAVRDAGCLTLVRRTDIYRVARAFGADPTRGRNWNFEEFCEEAFACADKQSLIGLRRLGEWTLVAEESRFEGVRPEALAAASTGTRLVSVHWDIGGRGGFSHAVDGEVRTRFEVALPEYRTGTRPDELEPLRAGLPWHDAERVPLMLALTARVTGCLPGPEWFAGQFLTCPVVEAHRSAAADPGVRWGGSLLDGSAGWRA from the coding sequence GTGGGCAGCGGGAGTTCGGAAGTGGGGCGTCACGGTTGGATCCACGACAGCGCCGTACGGGACGCGGGGTGCCTGACCCTCGTCCGGAGGACCGACATCTATCGGGTGGCGCGGGCCTTCGGAGCCGACCCGACGCGAGGGAGGAACTGGAACTTCGAGGAGTTCTGCGAGGAGGCCTTCGCCTGTGCTGACAAGCAGTCCCTGATCGGTCTCCGCAGGTTGGGGGAATGGACGCTCGTCGCGGAGGAGAGCCGTTTCGAAGGGGTTCGCCCCGAGGCGCTCGCCGCGGCCAGCACCGGTACGCGACTGGTCTCGGTGCACTGGGACATCGGTGGTCGCGGCGGGTTCTCGCACGCCGTGGACGGTGAGGTGCGCACCCGCTTCGAGGTCGCGCTGCCGGAGTACCGGACGGGCACCCGGCCGGACGAGCTGGAGCCGCTGCGTGCCGGACTACCCTGGCACGATGCGGAGCGGGTGCCGCTCATGCTGGCGTTGACGGCCCGTGTGACGGGATGCTTACCGGGGCCGGAGTGGTTCGCGGGACAGTTTCTGACCTGCCCGGTGGTGGAGGCGCACCGGAGCGCCGCCGCCGATCCGGGCGTCCGCTGGGGCGGCTCGCTGCTCGACGGTTCGGCAGGATGGAGAGCTTGA
- the ligA gene encoding NAD-dependent DNA ligase LigA, whose amino-acid sequence MPTAGETPGEPEGGEEAEGLEDVPRETRNRYDELVEQVRFHQFRYYVLDSPVITDGEFDELFVELQRLEEEHPALRAPDSPTQQVGGTFSTEFTAVDHLERMLSLDNAFDVSELTTWVHRVQRETETEPDFLCEPKIDGLAINLVYRNGRLERALTRGDGRTGEDVTLNVRTMRDVPDRLSGSVEYPVPELVEIRGEVYFRLDEFSELNASLVEAGKTAFANPRNGAAGSLRQKDPRISKQRPLRLICHGLGRRDGFEPPTQSASYEALRTWGLPVSEHTVVLSSLDQLVDHVRYWGEHRHDADHEIDGIVIKVDDVALQRRLGTTSRAPRWSIAYKYPPEQATTELVDIRVNVGRTGRVTPFAVMKPVKVAGSTVSMATLHNSDEVRRKGVLVGDRVVIRKAGDVIPEVLGPVVDARDGDEYEFVMPTTCPECGWELYRQKETDVDIRCPNARSCPAQLRERLFHMAGRGAFDIEVLGYESASALLEAGVVADEGDVFHLDEEKLLRTEQFRAKDGSLTVNGAKLLTNLESAKQQPLWRVLVALSIRFVGPTAAQALAREFGSVDAVEEAAEEDLAAVDGVGPTIANAVREWFAVGWHREVVEKWRAAGVRMADERDISVPRNLEGLSIVVTGSLPTYSRDESKEMIMNRGGRAAGSVSKKTAFVVVGDSPGSKYEKAVQLGVPVLDEGGFRVLLDQGPEAAADAALTPEG is encoded by the coding sequence ATCCCCACCGCCGGGGAGACGCCGGGGGAACCGGAGGGCGGTGAGGAGGCCGAGGGTCTCGAGGACGTCCCGCGCGAGACCAGGAACCGGTACGACGAGCTGGTGGAGCAGGTCCGGTTCCACCAGTTCCGGTACTACGTACTCGACTCCCCGGTGATCACCGACGGCGAGTTCGACGAGCTGTTCGTGGAGCTGCAGCGGCTCGAGGAGGAGCATCCCGCGCTGCGTGCTCCGGACTCACCCACCCAGCAGGTCGGCGGAACCTTCTCGACGGAGTTCACCGCCGTCGACCACCTGGAACGGATGCTGAGCCTGGACAACGCCTTCGACGTCTCGGAGCTGACGACCTGGGTGCACCGCGTCCAGCGGGAGACCGAGACCGAGCCCGACTTCCTCTGCGAACCCAAGATCGACGGGCTGGCGATCAACCTGGTCTACCGGAACGGCCGACTGGAACGGGCCCTGACCCGGGGAGACGGCAGGACCGGCGAGGACGTCACGCTCAACGTGCGCACCATGCGGGACGTGCCTGACCGGCTGAGCGGCAGTGTGGAGTACCCGGTCCCGGAACTGGTCGAGATCAGGGGCGAGGTCTACTTTCGGCTCGACGAGTTCTCCGAGCTCAACGCCTCGCTGGTGGAGGCGGGTAAAACGGCGTTCGCGAATCCGAGGAACGGCGCCGCGGGCTCGTTGCGGCAGAAGGACCCGCGCATCAGCAAGCAGCGTCCGCTCCGGCTGATCTGCCACGGCCTCGGCAGGCGCGACGGTTTCGAACCCCCCACTCAGTCGGCCTCCTACGAGGCGCTGCGTACCTGGGGGCTTCCCGTCTCCGAGCACACCGTGGTGCTCTCCTCACTAGACCAGCTGGTCGATCACGTCCGCTACTGGGGGGAGCACCGGCACGACGCCGACCACGAGATCGACGGCATCGTGATCAAGGTCGACGACGTGGCCCTGCAGCGCAGGCTCGGTACGACTTCCCGGGCGCCGCGCTGGTCCATCGCCTACAAGTACCCCCCGGAGCAGGCCACCACGGAACTCGTGGACATCCGGGTCAACGTCGGCAGGACCGGCAGGGTGACCCCGTTCGCGGTGATGAAGCCGGTGAAGGTGGCGGGCTCCACCGTGTCGATGGCGACGCTGCACAACTCCGACGAGGTGCGCCGCAAGGGGGTGCTGGTCGGTGACCGGGTCGTCATCCGCAAGGCCGGAGACGTCATCCCGGAGGTCCTCGGACCGGTGGTCGACGCCCGCGATGGTGACGAGTACGAGTTCGTGATGCCGACCACCTGTCCGGAGTGCGGCTGGGAGCTGTACCGGCAGAAGGAGACCGACGTCGACATCCGGTGTCCCAACGCGCGTTCCTGCCCGGCGCAGCTTCGTGAACGACTGTTCCACATGGCCGGTCGGGGAGCGTTCGACATCGAGGTGCTCGGCTACGAGTCCGCCTCGGCGCTGCTGGAGGCCGGAGTCGTCGCCGACGAGGGGGACGTTTTCCACCTCGACGAGGAGAAGCTGCTGCGCACCGAGCAGTTCCGGGCCAAGGACGGCAGCCTGACGGTCAACGGTGCCAAGCTACTCACCAACCTGGAGTCCGCCAAGCAGCAGCCGCTCTGGCGGGTGCTGGTCGCGCTGTCCATCCGGTTCGTCGGTCCCACCGCCGCGCAGGCGCTGGCCCGCGAGTTCGGTTCCGTCGACGCCGTCGAGGAGGCGGCGGAGGAGGACCTGGCCGCCGTGGACGGCGTGGGCCCCACCATCGCCAACGCAGTGCGGGAGTGGTTCGCTGTCGGCTGGCACCGGGAGGTGGTGGAGAAGTGGCGCGCCGCCGGGGTGCGGATGGCGGACGAGCGCGACATCTCCGTCCCCCGCAACCTGGAGGGGCTGTCGATCGTGGTGACCGGTTCGTTGCCCACCTACTCGCGCGACGAGTCAAAAGAGATGATCATGAACCGGGGCGGGCGCGCCGCCGGTTCCGTCTCCAAGAAGACCGCTTTCGTCGTGGTGGGGGACTCCCCGGGCTCCAAGTACGAGAAGGCCGTGCAACTCGGGGTGCCCGTGCTGGACGAGGGGGGGTTCCGGGTACTGCTGGACCAGGGCCCCGAGGCGGCCGCCGACGCGGCGCTGACACCCGAGGGGTGA
- a CDS encoding anti-sigma factor, with protein MNTDMATLTGAYVLNALSETERAAFERHMASCADCAEEVRQLEETAARLGRATAVEPPEELKQRVMSEVSRTRQESPSVEEGVRGSRGTRRNRRLSWGTRLTAAAAIVGIVLAAGFGALAWRTQQQLERARADRDAAIEQLMRAPDAKIATTSSRGMEAVTVMSRRMDKVMFLGSGMAPAPPRRSYQLWFLGEYGAKSAGMLRQDPSGNMSAMVTEVPPRTRAMGITVEPAGGSEQPTTEPLIRMSMPT; from the coding sequence ATGAACACCGACATGGCCACGCTGACCGGCGCCTACGTGTTGAACGCGCTGTCGGAGACCGAACGGGCCGCCTTCGAACGGCACATGGCCTCCTGCGCGGACTGCGCGGAGGAAGTGCGCCAGCTGGAGGAGACCGCCGCCCGGCTGGGACGGGCCACTGCCGTCGAGCCTCCCGAAGAGCTCAAACAGCGGGTGATGTCGGAGGTCTCGCGCACCAGGCAGGAGTCCCCCTCGGTCGAGGAAGGCGTCCGGGGCAGCCGTGGCACCAGGCGGAACCGACGCCTGTCATGGGGCACCCGGTTGACGGCCGCCGCGGCGATAGTCGGGATCGTGCTCGCCGCCGGGTTCGGCGCGCTGGCCTGGCGAACGCAGCAACAGCTGGAGCGGGCACGCGCGGACCGCGACGCCGCGATCGAACAACTGATGCGGGCTCCCGACGCCAAGATAGCCACCACCAGTTCACGGGGCATGGAGGCCGTCACTGTGATGTCCAGACGCATGGACAAGGTCATGTTCCTGGGGTCCGGTATGGCGCCGGCACCACCGCGACGGAGCTACCAGCTCTGGTTCCTCGGCGAGTACGGCGCGAAGTCGGCGGGAATGCTCCGCCAGGACCCCAGCGGAAACATGTCGGCGATGGTCACCGAGGTTCCGCCGAGGACCCGGGCCATGGGCATCACCGTGGAACCGGCGGGAGGGAGCGAACAGCCGACCACGGAACCACTCATCCGGATGAGTATGCCCACCTGA
- the glnA gene encoding type I glutamate--ammonia ligase, protein MDRQQEFVLRTLEERDIRFVRLWFTDVLGILKSVAISPAELEGAFAEGIGFDGSAIEGFSRIYESDMVAKPDPATFQVLPWETADGEHYSARMYCDITMPDGSPCWADPRHVLRRTLSRATEAGFTCYVHPEIEFFLLKNLPTDGSEPVAADSGGYFDQASHDAAPHFRRNAIEALEAMGISVEFSHHEGAPGQQEIDLRYADALTMADNVMTFRYTVKEVALTQNVRASFMPKPFSDQPGSGMHTHISLFEGDQNAFYHPENPYELSDTGRAFVAGLLRHAREISAVTNQWVNSYKRLVVGGEAPTAVCWGHANRSALVRVPMYSPGKSSSRRIEMRNLDSACNPYLAYAAILAAGLRGVEHGYELPPAAEDDVWSLTESERKAAGYPSLPQNLNEALSEMENSELMAETLGEHVFDFFLRNKRDEWNAYRSHVTPYELRTLMPML, encoded by the coding sequence ATGGACCGTCAGCAGGAGTTCGTGCTCCGCACTCTGGAAGAACGCGACATCCGCTTCGTGCGGCTGTGGTTCACCGACGTTCTCGGCATTCTCAAATCGGTGGCCATCTCGCCCGCCGAGCTCGAAGGGGCCTTCGCCGAAGGGATCGGTTTCGACGGCTCCGCCATCGAGGGGTTCTCCCGCATCTACGAGTCGGACATGGTCGCCAAACCCGACCCGGCGACCTTCCAGGTACTGCCCTGGGAGACAGCGGACGGGGAGCACTACTCGGCGCGGATGTACTGCGACATCACGATGCCCGACGGGTCTCCCTGCTGGGCCGACCCCAGGCACGTGCTCCGGCGCACCCTCTCCAGGGCCACCGAGGCGGGCTTCACGTGCTACGTGCACCCGGAGATCGAGTTCTTCCTGCTCAAGAATCTGCCCACCGACGGCAGCGAGCCGGTGGCCGCCGACTCGGGCGGCTACTTCGACCAAGCCAGCCACGACGCCGCCCCCCACTTCCGCCGCAACGCCATCGAGGCGCTGGAGGCGATGGGGATCTCCGTCGAGTTCAGCCACCACGAGGGCGCACCGGGGCAGCAGGAGATCGACCTGCGCTACGCCGACGCGCTGACCATGGCCGACAACGTGATGACCTTCCGGTACACGGTCAAGGAGGTCGCCCTCACCCAGAACGTGCGGGCCTCGTTCATGCCCAAACCGTTCAGCGACCAGCCCGGTTCCGGGATGCACACCCACATCAGCCTGTTCGAGGGTGACCAGAACGCCTTCTACCACCCGGAGAACCCCTACGAGCTCTCCGACACCGGTCGCGCCTTCGTCGCTGGACTGCTGCGGCACGCCAGGGAGATCAGCGCGGTGACCAACCAGTGGGTGAACTCCTACAAGCGGCTCGTGGTCGGGGGCGAGGCCCCCACAGCGGTCTGCTGGGGCCACGCGAACCGCTCCGCCCTGGTGCGGGTGCCGATGTACTCACCGGGCAAGTCCTCCTCCCGGCGCATCGAGATGCGCAACCTCGACTCGGCGTGCAATCCCTACCTGGCCTACGCGGCGATCCTCGCCGCCGGGCTGCGCGGCGTGGAGCACGGTTACGAGCTGCCACCGGCCGCCGAGGACGACGTCTGGTCGCTGACCGAGAGCGAGCGCAAGGCAGCCGGCTATCCCAGCCTGCCGCAGAACCTCAACGAGGCACTGTCCGAGATGGAGAACTCGGAGCTGATGGCGGAGACGCTCGGCGAGCACGTCTTCGACTTCTTCCTGCGCAACAAGCGGGACGAGTGGAACGCGTACCGCAGTCACGTCACGCCGTACGAGCTGCGCACCCTGATGCCGATGCTGTGA